The Burkholderia sp. NRF60-BP8 genomic sequence GCCGCGCGGACGCGTGCCGGCCAGCGGCCGGATCGTGACGATCTGGTCGTCGCCGCGCTTTTCCTGGCGCACCAGGATTTCCGGCGACGCGCCGACCACGTGGAAATCGCCGAAGTTGTAGTAATACATGTACGGCGACGGGTTCAGCGAACGCAGCGCGCGATACAGCGACAGCGGATTGTCGCGGTACGGCTTCGTGAGCCGCTGGCCGACCTGGATCTGCATCAGCTCGCCGGCCGCGATGTATTCCTTCGCCTGACGCACGGCGGCCAGATAGTCGTCCTTCTTGAACTCGCGGAACGTCTCGGTGCGCACGCTCGCCGACGTGACGGGCGGCTGCACGGTCGTGCGCAGGCGCTGCTTCAGTTCGCGCAGGCGCTGTTTTGCCTTCGCGTACGCTTCGGGCTGGCCCGGGTCCGCGTAGATGATCAGGTAGAGCTTGCCGGCGAGGTTGTCGATCACCGCGACTTCCTCGGTCAGCAGCAACTGGATGTCGGGCAGCCCGAGATCGTCGCGCGGCGCGGTGTTCGCGAGCTTCTTCTCGATGTAGCGCACCGCGTCGTAGCCGAAGTAGCCGGCGAGGCCGCCGCAGAAACGCGGCAGGCCCGGGCGCTGCGCGACCTTGAAGCGCGCCTGGAACGATTCGATGAACTGGAACGGGTCGCCGTCGTGCGTCTCGACGACCTTGCCGTCGCGCACGACTTCCGACACGCCGTTGCGGGTGCGCACGAGCGTGCGGGCGGGCAGGCCGATGAACGAGTAGCGGCCGAAACGTTCGCCGCCGACCACCGATTCGAGCAGGAACGAGTTGGCGCCCGCGCGTTCGGGCTGGGCCAGCTTCAGGTAGAGGGACAGCGGCGTTTCGAGATCGGCGAGCGCTTCCGCGATCAGCGGAATGCGGTTGTAGCCTTCGTTCGCGAGCGATTGGAATTCGAGTTCGGTCATGTTCCGGTCCTGTTCGGGACGAGCGGCGCGGGCGCCAGGGATCACTTGACGCTGCGCGGGTGGCCGTCGGCGAAAGGGCGGTCGATCGAGAAGTGCCTGTTGCCGGCCGGCGCTCCGGGCGTGAACGTCGCGAGCCTGCGGCCGATCCTGAACGCAAGCGTTCGGATGCGGTGGAACTCGAGGTAGTGCGACGATCGGCGCGCGGATGCGCAGCGAGATAAAAAACGGCGCTGAAGACGTGCTTCAGCGTACCTCATCGAAGAGGTTAGCGCGACCAGCGACGCCAGGGCCAGGCTCCCCGGTCGATGCTGCTCAGACTCCGTTTTTTATTCAGAAACATGCGGATGGAAGAAATAATCAGAGGGTTGGCCGGCCGGCGTTGTGCGCGGAAATTGCGCGAGCCGCGACCAGCAACGAATCGACTATACCATCCGAATTTATCGTTTGTATAGCTTTGCCGTGGTTGTAGCCGTACGGCACCGTCAGCGTCGCCATCCCGGCCGCGCGGCCGGCCAGCGCGTCGTTTTCCGAGTCGCCGATCGCGACCGCGGTGCCCGGCGCGACGCCGAGCGCGTCGCAGGCCGTCAGCATCGGCAGCGGATCGGGCTTCTTGCGCGCGACGCTGTCGCCGCCGAGCACGATGCCGAAGCAGCCGGCCAGCCCGTATTGCTCGAGCAGTTCGACCGCGAAGCGGTGCGGCTTGTTCGTCACGCACGCGAGCCGGATGCCGGCCGCGCGCAGCGCGTCGAGCCCGGCCGCCACGTCCGGATAGAGACGCGTGTGGCGACCGTTGATCTTCGCGTATTCGGTCTGGTAGATCGCGAGCGCGTCGTCGAAGCGCGCGTGCGCTTCATCGGCCGGGAAGCGCGGCTTCAGCACGCTTTGGATCAGGTGTTCGGAGCCCTTGCCGACGTAGCCGATCACTTCGTCGCGCGACGTGGCCGGCGCGCCGAGCCGCGCGAGCATCCCGTTCAGGCCGGCCGTGAAATCGTCGGCCGTGTCGACCATCGTGCCGTCGAGGTCGATCAGCGCGGCATCGATGCGCGGTGCGGCAAAGCGGATCGCGGCCGCGCCCGTGGCGGCTCCGGCCGGCGCGTGGCCGGCGAACGACGAGTCGGCCACGGCGTCAGCTCCGCTCGACGGTGGCGAGCGCCGCGCGCATCTCGTCGATCACCTTGCGATAGTCGGGCTTGCCGAAGATCGCCGAACCCGCGACGAACGTGTCGGCGCCGGCTGCCGCGATTTCCGCGATGTTGTCGGCCTTCACGCCGCCGTCGACTTCGAGCAGGATCTCGCGGCCCGTGCGTTCGGTGTACGCGTCGATGCGGGCGCGTGCCTCGCGCAGCTTGTTCAGCGTTTCCGGAATGAACGACTGGCCGCCGAAGCCCGGGTTCACCGACATCAGCAGCACGAAGTCGAGGCGGTCCATCACGTGATCGAGGTAGTTCAGCGGCGTGGCCGGATTGAACACGAGGCCGGCCTTGCAGCCGTGGTCGCGGATCAGCGACAGCGTACGGTCGATGTGGTCCGAGCCTTCCGGGTGGAAGCTGATCAGGTTCGCGCCGGCCTTCGCGAAATCGGGCACGATCCGGTCGACTGGGCGCACCATCAGGTGCACGTCGATCGGTACCTGCACGTGCGGGCGGATCGCCTCGCAGA encodes the following:
- the trpE gene encoding anthranilate synthase component I, with translation MTELEFQSLANEGYNRIPLIAEALADLETPLSLYLKLAQPERAGANSFLLESVVGGERFGRYSFIGLPARTLVRTRNGVSEVVRDGKVVETHDGDPFQFIESFQARFKVAQRPGLPRFCGGLAGYFGYDAVRYIEKKLANTAPRDDLGLPDIQLLLTEEVAVIDNLAGKLYLIIYADPGQPEAYAKAKQRLRELKQRLRTTVQPPVTSASVRTETFREFKKDDYLAAVRQAKEYIAAGELMQIQVGQRLTKPYRDNPLSLYRALRSLNPSPYMYYYNFGDFHVVGASPEILVRQEKRGDDQIVTIRPLAGTRPRGNTPERDAELATELLNDPKEIAEHVMLIDLARNDVGRIAEIGSVQVTDKMVIEKYSHVQHIVSSVEGKLKPGMTNYDVLRATFPAGTLSGAPKVRAMELIDELEPVKRGLYGGAVGYLSFSGEMDLAIAIRTGLIHNGNLYVQAAAGVVADSVPESEWQETENKARAVLRAAEQVQDGLDSDF
- a CDS encoding phosphoglycolate phosphatase, whose product is MADSSFAGHAPAGAATGAAAIRFAAPRIDAALIDLDGTMVDTADDFTAGLNGMLARLGAPATSRDEVIGYVGKGSEHLIQSVLKPRFPADEAHARFDDALAIYQTEYAKINGRHTRLYPDVAAGLDALRAAGIRLACVTNKPHRFAVELLEQYGLAGCFGIVLGGDSVARKKPDPLPMLTACDALGVAPGTAVAIGDSENDALAGRAAGMATLTVPYGYNHGKAIQTINSDGIVDSLLVAARAISAHNAGRPTL
- the rpe gene encoding ribulose-phosphate 3-epimerase, giving the protein MTQFRIAPSILSADFARLGEEVRNVVAAGADWIHFDVMDNHYVPNLTIGPLVCEAIRPHVQVPIDVHLMVRPVDRIVPDFAKAGANLISFHPEGSDHIDRTLSLIRDHGCKAGLVFNPATPLNYLDHVMDRLDFVLLMSVNPGFGGQSFIPETLNKLREARARIDAYTERTGREILLEVDGGVKADNIAEIAAAGADTFVAGSAIFGKPDYRKVIDEMRAALATVERS